A window of the Gemmatimonadota bacterium genome harbors these coding sequences:
- a CDS encoding class I SAM-dependent methyltransferase, giving the protein MPAAQGVGSDGSVIAVDLAEELLKLGRAKAQAAGLGSLEFRRADMTALGFPDRHFDAVICVFGIFFVPDMEAEVAELWRMVRPGGQLAITTWGPNIFAPAYEVWLSTVRRVRPDLYSAFNPWDRITTPDSVRKLFVDAGVRHAEVVAEEGYQVLRTPEDFWTIALGSGLRWTIDQMGTDAARGVKQETLNTLSARGVERVETNVIYAVARKGSGSV; this is encoded by the coding sequence ATGCCCGCTGCGCAAGGCGTGGGTTCAGACGGGTCAGTCATTGCGGTGGATCTCGCCGAGGAGTTACTGAAGCTCGGCCGCGCAAAGGCGCAAGCGGCTGGGCTGGGAAGCTTAGAGTTTCGACGCGCGGATATGACGGCTCTGGGCTTTCCGGATCGGCACTTCGACGCGGTTATCTGCGTATTCGGTATCTTCTTCGTACCAGACATGGAGGCGGAGGTCGCAGAGCTGTGGCGGATGGTGCGGCCGGGCGGGCAACTGGCGATTACGACATGGGGACCGAATATTTTTGCGCCCGCGTACGAGGTCTGGCTATCCACCGTACGTCGGGTGCGTCCCGATCTCTACTCGGCATTCAACCCGTGGGACCGGATTACGACGCCGGACTCAGTCCGCAAGCTGTTCGTCGACGCGGGCGTTCGCCACGCCGAGGTCGTCGCCGAGGAGGGCTATCAGGTTCTACGCACGCCCGAGGACTTCTGGACCATCGCACTGGGCAGCGGCCTGCGATGGACGATCGATCAGATGGGCACCGACGCAGCGCGCGGCGTTAAGCAAGAGACTCTCAACACGCTGTCCGCGAGGGGCGTCGAACGCGTGGAAACGAATGTCATCTACGCAGTCGCACGGAAAGGATCGGGCTCGGTCTAA
- a CDS encoding dihydrofolate reductase family protein, producing MRKLVVGTFLTLDGVMQAPGGPNEDREGGFRHGGWLVPYFDEKFGEIMTEWTKRAGAFLLGRKTYEIFAGSWPKSTDPADEIAGALNTRPKFVASRTLDKVTWNNSHLLKGDVAEEVAKLKAQEGGEIQVHGSSDLLQTLLKHNLIDTLRIWHFPVVVGTGKRLFGDGTIPGSFRLFDTQQTAAGAVLHVYERTGGLKYGEVEVGQETVIFDSDTAHK from the coding sequence ATGAGAAAGCTGGTTGTGGGAACCTTCCTGACTCTGGACGGCGTCATGCAGGCGCCCGGCGGCCCTAACGAGGACCGCGAAGGCGGCTTCCGGCACGGCGGCTGGTTAGTTCCCTATTTTGACGAGAAGTTTGGCGAAATCATGACTGAGTGGACCAAGCGAGCCGGTGCTTTCCTTCTCGGCCGCAAGACCTATGAGATCTTCGCGGGTTCTTGGCCCAAGTCCACCGACCCGGCGGACGAGATCGCTGGGGCCCTCAACACGCGACCGAAGTTCGTTGCTTCGCGCACGCTCGATAAAGTTACCTGGAACAATTCCCACCTGCTCAAAGGCGACGTAGCCGAGGAGGTAGCAAAGCTCAAGGCACAGGAAGGTGGCGAGATTCAGGTCCACGGCAGCAGCGACCTCCTTCAAACCCTGCTCAAGCACAATCTGATCGACACGCTTCGTATTTGGCACTTCCCTGTTGTTGTCGGCACCGGCAAGCGCCTCTTCGGCGACGGCACAATCCCAGGCAGCTTCCGGCTTTTCGACACACAGCAGACCGCTGCCGGTGCTGTCCTGCACGTGTACGAGCGTACTGGCGGCCTCAAGTACGGCGAAGTAGAAGTCGGCCAGGAGACCGTGATCTTCGATTCGGATACGGCACATAAGTAA
- a CDS encoding DinB family protein: protein MPATMREILQAYEEQGATLASRWHALPSERWNGMLEFFGSQRPAAPMAWSFLFDIVHHRGQITTYPRPMGSTVPQIYGPSADEP, encoded by the coding sequence ATGCCCGCGACCATGCGCGAGATTCTTCAGGCGTATGAAGAACAGGGAGCCACCCTGGCAAGCCGGTGGCACGCGCTGCCGTCCGAGCGCTGGAACGGCATGCTCGAATTCTTCGGAAGCCAACGACCCGCGGCACCCATGGCATGGAGCTTCCTCTTCGATATCGTTCACCACCGTGGTCAGATCACGACGTACCCGCGCCCAATGGGATCCACGGTGCCGCAGATCTACGGGCCCAGCGCTGACGAGCCCTAA
- a CDS encoding DinB family protein — MLSDDLNRSLPSLLSELVNGAPEAGSFVLNRGDRGLLASLDGLSAAAASASRGGGATIAAHVDHLRYGLSLMNRWAAGENPFPDADWSLSWKTVSVSEEEWLDLRAGLRDEAERWHLALQSQRQVRGVELDGVVGSIAHLAYHLGAIRQIDATLRGPKE, encoded by the coding sequence ATGCTTTCGGATGACCTGAACCGCAGCCTCCCGTCACTCCTCAGTGAGCTTGTGAACGGCGCTCCAGAAGCGGGTTCCTTTGTGCTCAATCGAGGTGATCGGGGATTGTTGGCGTCCCTGGATGGATTGTCTGCTGCCGCGGCGTCCGCGTCACGCGGTGGCGGTGCCACCATCGCGGCGCACGTTGATCACCTCCGCTATGGACTGTCCCTGATGAATCGATGGGCAGCGGGCGAAAACCCGTTCCCCGATGCGGACTGGTCCTTATCCTGGAAAACAGTGTCGGTGTCTGAAGAAGAATGGCTCGACCTGCGTGCGGGATTGCGCGACGAGGCGGAAAGATGGCATTTGGCGCTCCAATCCCAGCGCCAGGTCCGTGGCGTCGAGTTGGACGGTGTGGTGGGAAGCATCGCTCACCTGGCTTACCACCTGGGAGCGATCCGCCAGATCGATGCCACGCTACGAGGCCCCAAGGAATGA
- a CDS encoding DUF4126 domain-containing protein produces the protein MDVLNSVALGICLSAACGFRVFAPLLVLSAAGLSGHFTPAENLAWISSWPALTLFGTATFVEIFAYYIPWADNALDAIATPAALIAGALAAASVFGDLPPALQWFLAAVAGGGSAGLVQAGTVILRGTSSVATGGTGNFAVASLENTLSLVTAVLALIMPLIMVVVLAASGL, from the coding sequence ATGGATGTTCTAAACAGCGTGGCGCTTGGAATCTGCCTCAGTGCTGCCTGTGGGTTTCGCGTTTTTGCGCCGCTTCTGGTTCTGAGCGCCGCGGGGCTCTCGGGCCACTTCACACCGGCTGAGAACCTTGCGTGGATCTCATCGTGGCCCGCACTCACCCTCTTCGGGACGGCCACCTTCGTCGAGATTTTCGCGTACTACATTCCTTGGGCAGACAACGCCCTGGACGCGATCGCAACACCCGCGGCCTTGATCGCCGGTGCTCTCGCTGCCGCCTCCGTCTTCGGCGATCTCCCACCCGCTTTACAGTGGTTCTTGGCTGCCGTGGCGGGCGGCGGTTCAGCTGGCCTGGTGCAAGCCGGCACGGTCATCCTGAGAGGCACATCATCGGTCGCGACCGGAGGCACCGGCAATTTCGCGGTGGCATCTCTCGAGAACACCCTCTCGCTCGTAACGGCCGTCCTCGCCCTGATTATGCCCTTGATCATGGTGGTGGTGCTTGCAGCGAGCGGCCTCTAG
- a CDS encoding acyl-CoA dehydrogenase family protein — protein MASAYEGVDFYDVDSLLSEEERMVRDTIRDWVESRVLPVIREAYAGRYFPKELIPEMGELGILGANLPEDHGCAGLNNVAYGLIMQELERGDSGIRSFASVQGALVMYPIFAFGSDAHRTEWLPRLASGEKIGCFGLTEPDYGSNPAGMITTAKQTMGGWLLNGTKMWITNGSMADVALVWAQTGDAGDASGIRGFLVPTNTPGFTARDQKGKLSLLASDTSELHLEDVEVPASALLPGTSGLKSPLMCLTQARYGIAWGAVGAAMACYEEARRYSVERVAFDGPIGGKQIQQVRLADMLTGITQGQLLTLQLGRLKDRKTMTPQQVSLAKRANVDMACNVAREARRLLGANGILVEYAAMRHMANLESVYTYEGTHDVHGLILGQTVTGLSAF, from the coding sequence ATGGCGTCGGCTTACGAGGGCGTGGACTTCTATGACGTGGATTCCCTCCTCTCCGAAGAAGAGCGGATGGTGCGGGACACGATCCGCGACTGGGTGGAATCGCGCGTTCTCCCCGTCATTCGTGAAGCCTATGCTGGGAGGTACTTTCCGAAGGAGCTCATTCCCGAGATGGGCGAGCTCGGAATCCTCGGCGCGAATCTTCCAGAAGATCACGGCTGCGCGGGACTGAACAACGTCGCGTACGGGCTTATCATGCAGGAGCTCGAGCGAGGCGATTCGGGGATCCGCTCTTTCGCTTCGGTGCAGGGCGCCCTCGTCATGTACCCGATCTTCGCCTTCGGGAGCGACGCGCATCGCACCGAGTGGCTACCCAGGCTCGCCTCCGGCGAAAAGATCGGCTGCTTCGGGCTCACCGAGCCCGACTACGGCTCCAATCCTGCCGGGATGATCACGACCGCGAAGCAGACGATGGGGGGATGGCTGCTGAACGGGACGAAGATGTGGATCACGAACGGCTCGATGGCCGACGTGGCCCTCGTTTGGGCGCAGACCGGGGATGCCGGGGATGCGTCGGGGATCCGCGGATTTCTCGTTCCAACGAACACGCCGGGATTCACCGCGCGCGATCAAAAGGGGAAGCTCTCCCTTCTCGCTTCGGACACGAGCGAGCTTCACTTGGAAGACGTCGAGGTTCCCGCCTCGGCGCTCCTTCCCGGAACGTCCGGGCTCAAGAGTCCCCTCATGTGCCTGACGCAGGCTCGTTACGGGATCGCCTGGGGCGCGGTGGGGGCGGCGATGGCGTGTTACGAGGAGGCGCGGCGGTATTCGGTGGAACGCGTCGCCTTCGACGGACCGATCGGTGGAAAGCAGATCCAACAGGTGCGGCTGGCAGACATGCTCACGGGGATCACGCAGGGCCAGCTCCTCACCCTTCAACTGGGCCGCCTCAAGGACAGAAAGACGATGACGCCGCAGCAGGTGTCGCTCGCCAAGCGGGCCAATGTGGACATGGCGTGCAACGTCGCGCGTGAGGCCCGCCGGCTCCTCGGAGCGAACGGGATCCTCGTCGAATACGCGGCGATGCGTCACATGGCGAACCTCGAGTCCGTGTATACCTATGAGGGAACGCATGACGTGCATGGCCTGATTCTCGGCCAGACGGTAACCGGGCTCTCGGCCTTCTGA